In one Bradyrhizobium sp. 4 genomic region, the following are encoded:
- the ppa gene encoding inorganic diphosphatase, producing MRIDAISIGKNVPHDINVIIEVPVGGEPIKYEMDKEAGTLVVDRFLYTPMRYPGNYGFIPHTLSDDGDPCDVLIINTRAIIPGAVMSVRPVGVLFMEDEAGGDEKILAVPSSKLTQRYDKVKSYSDLPDITLQQIQHFFEHYKDLEPGKWVKILRWGGPEDAHKLILEGIDREKKKNG from the coding sequence ATGCGTATCGATGCGATCTCGATCGGGAAAAACGTCCCCCACGACATCAACGTCATCATCGAAGTCCCCGTGGGCGGCGAACCGATCAAATACGAGATGGACAAGGAAGCCGGCACGCTGGTGGTCGACCGCTTCCTCTACACTCCGATGCGTTACCCCGGAAACTACGGCTTCATTCCGCACACGCTGTCCGATGACGGCGATCCCTGCGACGTCCTCATCATCAACACCCGCGCCATTATCCCAGGCGCGGTCATGAGCGTGCGCCCGGTCGGCGTGCTGTTCATGGAAGACGAAGCCGGTGGCGACGAGAAGATCTTGGCGGTGCCCTCGTCCAAGCTCACCCAGCGCTACGACAAGGTGAAATCGTATTCCGACCTGCCGGACATCACGCTCCAGCAGATCCAGCACTTCTTCGAGCACTACAAGGATCTCGAGCCAGGCAAGTGGGTGAAGATCCTGCGTTGGGGCGGCCCCGAGGATGCGCACAAGCTGATCCTCGAAGGCATAGATCGCGAGAAGAAGAAGAACGGGTAG
- the typA gene encoding translational GTPase TypA, whose product MNLRNIAIIAHVDHGKTTLVDRLLQQSGTYRENQKVTERAMDSNDLERERGITILAKAASVQWKDTRINIVDTPGHADFGGEVERILNMVDGALVLVDAAEGPLPQTKFVVSKALKVGLKPIVVINKVDRPDARATEVINEVFDLFAALDASEEQLDFPILYGSAKQGWMAESPDGSHEAGMQPLFDLIVRHVAPPTVEEGPFRMIGTILEANPYLGRIITGRISSGSIKPNQAVKVLGADGKTIETGRITKILAFRGIERTPLDEAEAGDIVAIAGLTKGTVADTFCDPSVDTPLVAQPIDPPTVSMSFIVNNSPLAGTEGDKVTSRMIRDRLLRESEGNVALRVVEASDKDAMEVSGRGELQLAILIETMRREGFELSVSRPRVVLQKDEATGATLEPIEEVVIDVDEEHSGVVVQKMSERKSELIEMKPSGGNRLRLVFYAPTRGLIGYQGELLTDTRGTAIMNRLFHGYAPYKGEIQGRRNGVLISNDQGEAVAYAMFKLEDRGPMMIEPGWKVYKGMIVGEHTRDNDLEINVLKGKQLTNIRTTSKDEAVRLTPPIRMTLEKALAYIEDDELVEITPKSIRLRKRHLDPNERKRAEKSKEAVA is encoded by the coding sequence ATGAACCTTCGCAACATCGCCATCATCGCCCACGTCGACCACGGCAAGACAACGCTCGTCGACCGCCTTCTCCAGCAATCCGGCACCTATCGCGAGAACCAGAAGGTGACCGAGCGCGCCATGGACTCCAACGATCTGGAGCGCGAGCGCGGCATCACCATCCTGGCCAAGGCGGCCTCGGTGCAGTGGAAGGACACTCGCATCAACATCGTCGACACCCCCGGCCACGCCGATTTCGGCGGTGAGGTCGAGCGCATCCTCAACATGGTGGACGGCGCGCTGGTGCTGGTCGACGCCGCCGAAGGCCCGCTGCCGCAGACCAAATTCGTGGTCTCCAAGGCGCTCAAGGTCGGTTTGAAGCCGATCGTCGTGATCAACAAGGTTGACCGTCCCGACGCGCGGGCGACCGAAGTCATCAACGAGGTGTTCGACCTGTTCGCGGCGCTCGACGCCAGCGAGGAGCAGCTCGACTTCCCGATCCTCTATGGGTCGGCCAAGCAGGGCTGGATGGCCGAGAGCCCGGACGGGTCGCACGAAGCCGGCATGCAGCCGCTGTTCGACCTGATCGTGCGCCATGTCGCGCCGCCGACCGTCGAGGAAGGCCCGTTCCGCATGATCGGCACCATTCTGGAAGCCAACCCCTATCTCGGCCGCATCATCACCGGCCGCATCTCTTCCGGTTCGATCAAGCCGAACCAGGCCGTGAAGGTGCTGGGCGCCGACGGCAAGACCATCGAGACCGGCCGCATCACCAAGATCCTCGCCTTCCGCGGCATCGAGCGCACCCCGCTCGACGAAGCCGAGGCAGGCGACATCGTTGCGATCGCCGGCCTGACCAAGGGCACCGTCGCCGACACCTTCTGCGATCCGTCGGTCGATACCCCGCTCGTGGCGCAGCCGATCGACCCGCCGACCGTGTCGATGTCCTTCATCGTCAACAACTCGCCGCTCGCCGGCACCGAAGGCGACAAGGTGACCAGCCGCATGATCCGCGACCGCCTGTTGCGCGAGTCCGAGGGCAACGTCGCGCTGCGTGTAGTCGAAGCCTCGGACAAGGACGCGATGGAAGTCTCGGGCCGCGGCGAATTGCAGCTCGCGATCCTGATCGAGACCATGCGCCGCGAAGGCTTCGAGCTTTCGGTGTCACGTCCGCGCGTCGTGCTGCAGAAGGACGAGGCCACCGGCGCCACCCTGGAGCCGATCGAGGAAGTCGTCATCGACGTCGACGAGGAGCATTCCGGCGTCGTCGTGCAGAAGATGAGCGAGCGCAAGTCCGAGCTGATCGAGATGAAACCGTCCGGCGGCAACCGTTTGCGCCTGGTGTTCTACGCGCCGACCCGCGGCCTGATCGGCTATCAGGGCGAACTGCTCACCGACACGCGCGGCACCGCGATCATGAACCGCCTGTTCCACGGCTACGCGCCGTACAAGGGCGAGATCCAGGGCCGCCGCAACGGCGTGCTGATCTCTAACGATCAGGGCGAGGCGGTGGCTTACGCGATGTTCAAGCTGGAAGATCGCGGCCCGATGATGATCGAGCCGGGCTGGAAGGTCTACAAGGGCATGATCGTCGGCGAGCATACCCGCGACAACGATCTCGAGATCAACGTGCTCAAGGGCAAGCAGCTCACCAACATCCGAACCACGTCGAAGGATGAAGCGGTGCGCCTGACCCCGCCGATCCGCATGACGCTCGAAAAGGCGCTGGCCTATATCGAGGACGACGAGCTGGTCGAGATCACGCCGAAGTCGATCCGCCTGCGCAAGCGCCACCTCGACCCGAACGAGCGCAAGCGCGCGGAAAAGTCCAAGGAAGCGGTGGCTTAA
- a CDS encoding GNAT family N-acetyltransferase, translated as MSTTLIEVRPAKAADATAVASTHDEAWRSAYQGIIPGAELEKLINRRGPQWWDSAIRKGSRVSVLVFGDKIAGYANYGRNRARSLHFDGEVYELYLRPEFQGLGFGRRLFTAARRDLMQSGLKSMVVWALSDNDPATEFYRALGGRMVARSSERFGPKSLDKVAFAWTN; from the coding sequence ATGAGCACAACCCTGATCGAGGTCCGGCCGGCCAAAGCCGCAGATGCAACTGCGGTGGCGTCCACCCATGACGAAGCCTGGCGCTCCGCCTATCAGGGCATCATTCCCGGCGCCGAACTGGAAAAGCTGATCAACCGCCGCGGTCCGCAATGGTGGGACAGCGCGATCCGCAAGGGCAGCCGCGTCAGCGTGCTGGTGTTCGGCGACAAGATCGCGGGCTACGCCAATTACGGCCGCAACCGCGCCCGCAGCCTGCATTTCGACGGCGAGGTCTACGAGCTCTATCTGCGTCCCGAATTCCAGGGGCTGGGCTTCGGCCGCCGCCTGTTCACCGCGGCTCGCCGCGACCTGATGCAGAGCGGCCTGAAGAGCATGGTGGTGTGGGCGCTCTCGGACAACGATCCGGCCACCGAGTTCTACCGTGCCTTGGGCGGCCGCATGGTGGCACGCTCCTCGGAGCGTTTCGGGCCGAAGTCGCTCGACAAGGTTGCCTTCGCTTGGACCAATTGA
- a CDS encoding NAD(P)/FAD-dependent oxidoreductase — translation MSSLPSSVDVAIIGAGAAGLGAAHALAGSGLSVIVLEARNRLGGRAWTVQASPEVTFDVGCGWLHSADNNSFVAVAKQLDFEVNKDLPPWRERAYGNAFPKAERDDFMRAMDAFYERLWKAAQKGKDVPASLSLEPGNHWNPMIDAISTYINGCELKDMSTLDWDAYEDSDLNWRVRRGYGALIAAYGAPCPIALNCNVTLIDHSDKRIRIETSQGTLTADKVIVTVPTNLIANEAIRFSPPLPAKVDAAAGLPLGVDDKVTLALDDAEAFPKEANLRGATMRTDMGTYHIRPFGQPCIEGFFGGSFARELEDAGDGAIAAQSIEEIAGLLGNDIRRKLKPLCESRWAHDPFARGSYSHALPGHAGDRAVLAAPVDGRLFFAGEATSPNFFSTAHGARDSGERAAREVLGVLGKP, via the coding sequence ATGAGTTCCCTTCCCTCATCCGTTGACGTCGCGATCATCGGTGCGGGCGCCGCCGGCCTCGGCGCGGCGCATGCACTGGCAGGCTCCGGCCTCTCCGTGATCGTGCTCGAGGCGCGTAACAGGCTCGGCGGCAGGGCCTGGACGGTGCAGGCCTCGCCCGAAGTCACCTTCGACGTCGGCTGCGGGTGGCTGCACTCGGCAGACAACAACTCCTTTGTCGCGGTTGCAAAGCAGCTCGATTTCGAGGTCAACAAGGACCTCCCGCCCTGGCGCGAGCGCGCCTATGGCAATGCGTTTCCGAAAGCCGAGCGCGATGATTTCATGCGCGCAATGGACGCCTTCTATGAGCGGCTGTGGAAGGCCGCCCAGAAGGGCAAGGACGTCCCCGCGAGCTTGAGCCTGGAGCCCGGCAATCATTGGAATCCCATGATCGACGCGATCTCGACCTACATCAACGGTTGCGAACTGAAGGACATGTCGACGCTGGACTGGGACGCCTATGAGGACAGTGACCTCAACTGGCGCGTCCGCCGCGGCTACGGCGCTCTGATCGCGGCCTATGGCGCGCCATGCCCGATTGCGCTGAACTGCAACGTCACGCTGATCGATCATTCGGACAAGCGCATCCGCATCGAGACATCGCAGGGCACGCTGACCGCGGACAAGGTGATCGTCACCGTGCCGACCAATCTTATCGCCAATGAGGCGATCCGGTTCTCGCCACCTCTCCCCGCCAAGGTCGATGCCGCAGCCGGCCTGCCGCTCGGCGTCGACGACAAGGTGACGCTGGCGCTCGACGATGCCGAGGCCTTCCCGAAGGAAGCAAACCTGCGCGGCGCCACGATGCGCACCGACATGGGCACCTATCATATCCGCCCGTTCGGCCAGCCCTGCATCGAAGGCTTTTTCGGCGGCAGCTTTGCACGCGAACTGGAAGACGCGGGCGACGGCGCCATTGCCGCGCAAAGCATCGAGGAGATCGCAGGCTTGCTCGGCAACGACATCAGGCGAAAGCTGAAGCCGCTCTGCGAGTCGCGCTGGGCGCACGACCCGTTCGCGAGAGGCTCCTACTCGCACGCGCTGCCGGGCCACGCCGGCGACCGCGCCGTGCTGGCGGCGCCGGTGGACGGACGGCTGTTTTTTGCAGGAGAAGCGACATCGCCGAATTTTTTCTCGACGGCGCACGGGGCAAGGGATTCAGGGGAGCGGGCGGCGAGGGAGGTGCTGGGCGTTCTGGGCAAACCGTAA
- a CDS encoding DUF167 domain-containing protein, which translates to MPKNLVIKEPWRYGAAGISIALRVTPRGGRDDIDGIEQLSDGRSVLKVRVRAIADGGEANKAVLVLLAKSLGVPKASVKLLSGATSRLKQIAVDGDPARLGEALRQLASAKSTD; encoded by the coding sequence TTGCCAAAGAACCTTGTCATCAAGGAACCTTGGCGTTACGGGGCCGCAGGAATCAGCATCGCGCTGCGGGTGACGCCGCGCGGCGGCCGCGACGACATCGACGGGATCGAGCAGCTCTCCGATGGCCGCAGCGTGCTCAAGGTGCGTGTGCGCGCCATCGCCGATGGCGGCGAGGCCAACAAGGCCGTTCTGGTGCTGCTGGCGAAATCGCTGGGCGTGCCCAAGGCCAGCGTCAAACTCCTGTCGGGAGCGACCTCGCGGTTGAAGCAGATCGCGGTCGACGGCGATCCGGCGCGGCTCGGAGAGGCCCTGCGCCAGCTCGCATCAGCCAAATCGACGGACTGA
- a CDS encoding alpha/beta fold hydrolase, translating into MRLLNILVLLALLALLTAPPVCAQVIFGSSGAEGDPFRRQQWHVPSPDTDIAAHALLFRPPGAGPFRLAVIAHASTQNGLRRAQMSQPEYRALAAFLIARGFAVLVPERLGHGVTGGRYVEDQGGCDEADYVRSGRATADEIALALDYVRKQDFIRNDAAIVIGHSAGGWGALALANADPKAVSAIIAIAPGRGGHANDEPNRICAPHTLLAAAAEFGKAARIPITWLVAANDSYFAPAFSLALVDAFRGGGGKVDFRTTPAVGSEGHWMIETEAGVKAASAELARGLNLPKPVVTKKP; encoded by the coding sequence ATGCGGCTCCTCAACATTCTCGTGCTCCTGGCTCTGTTGGCCTTGCTGACTGCGCCGCCTGTGTGCGCTCAGGTCATTTTTGGTTCGTCCGGAGCGGAGGGCGATCCGTTTCGCCGTCAGCAATGGCACGTGCCGTCGCCGGATACCGACATCGCCGCTCATGCCTTGCTGTTTCGCCCGCCGGGTGCCGGTCCGTTCCGGCTTGCGGTGATCGCGCATGCTTCGACGCAAAATGGGTTGCGGCGCGCGCAAATGTCTCAGCCGGAATACCGCGCGCTCGCTGCGTTCCTCATCGCGCGCGGCTTCGCCGTGCTGGTGCCGGAACGGCTCGGCCATGGCGTAACAGGCGGCCGTTATGTCGAGGACCAGGGTGGCTGCGACGAGGCGGACTATGTGCGCTCGGGCCGCGCAACGGCCGACGAAATCGCGCTCGCGCTGGACTATGTGCGAAAGCAGGATTTTATCCGGAACGACGCCGCAATCGTGATCGGCCATTCCGCCGGCGGTTGGGGCGCGCTGGCGCTCGCGAATGCCGATCCGAAGGCGGTCTCCGCCATCATCGCCATTGCGCCGGGCCGCGGCGGCCATGCTAATGACGAGCCGAACCGGATCTGCGCGCCGCATACACTTCTCGCCGCGGCGGCTGAATTCGGCAAGGCCGCGCGCATCCCCATCACGTGGCTCGTTGCCGCCAACGACAGCTACTTTGCACCGGCATTTTCGCTTGCGTTGGTCGATGCGTTTCGCGGCGGCGGTGGCAAGGTCGACTTCCGCACGACGCCGGCCGTCGGTAGCGAGGGCCACTGGATGATCGAAACCGAGGCCGGCGTCAAAGCCGCGAGTGCCGAGCTTGCGCGTGGGTTGAACCTGCCCAAGCCCGTGGTGACCAAGAAGCCATGA
- a CDS encoding enoyl-CoA hydratase, whose translation MAYEHILYEVSDKVATITLNRPDRMNAWTPIMERDVRHAMEASSADDNVRVIVITGAGRAFCAGADMDALKGLDPDDVRRASNLPPFDMNRRPDWQTRYGFYPSIGKPVIAMLNGATAGIGLVHALYCDLRFAADNTVFTTAFARRGLIAEHGISWMLPRIVGHANAMDLLLSARRVSSDEALRIGLVNRLCSPEKLREETYAYARDLADFVSPSAMAVIKRQLYEVPFQTLAEATIAANRDMMVALNGSDFREGVASFMEKRPPRFTGK comes from the coding sequence ATGGCCTACGAGCACATTCTCTATGAGGTCAGCGACAAGGTCGCGACCATCACGCTCAACCGTCCCGACCGCATGAATGCGTGGACGCCGATCATGGAGCGCGACGTGCGCCATGCGATGGAAGCATCGAGCGCCGATGACAATGTCCGCGTTATCGTCATCACCGGCGCGGGCCGTGCCTTCTGCGCCGGTGCCGACATGGACGCATTGAAGGGGCTCGACCCCGATGATGTCAGGCGCGCGTCGAACCTGCCGCCCTTCGACATGAACCGGCGGCCCGATTGGCAGACGCGCTATGGCTTCTATCCGTCGATCGGAAAGCCCGTCATCGCCATGCTCAACGGCGCGACCGCCGGCATCGGCCTCGTCCACGCGCTCTATTGCGACCTGCGCTTTGCCGCCGACAACACGGTGTTCACGACAGCCTTCGCGCGGCGCGGATTGATCGCAGAGCACGGCATCAGCTGGATGCTGCCGCGAATCGTCGGCCACGCCAACGCGATGGATCTGTTGCTCTCGGCGCGGCGCGTTTCGAGCGACGAGGCGCTGCGGATCGGGCTGGTCAACCGGCTCTGCTCGCCGGAAAAACTCCGCGAGGAGACCTATGCCTATGCGCGCGACCTCGCCGATTTCGTCTCGCCGAGCGCGATGGCCGTGATCAAGCGGCAGCTCTACGAGGTGCCGTTCCAGACGCTGGCGGAGGCGACGATCGCGGCCAACCGGGACATGATGGTGGCGCTGAACGGCAGCGATTTCCGGGAGGGGGTCGCAAGCTTCATGGAGAAGCGGCCGCCGAGATTTACGGGGAAGTAG
- a CDS encoding DUF2269 domain-containing protein → MTLYFLIKYLHVLGAIVILGTGTGIAFFMLMAHRTNDVAFIARTASVVVIADAIFTLSAVILQPVTGGLLMMLSATSVAERWLLASLALYAIAGLFWIPVIFMQIEMRDLARKAAEQRGALPERYFVLFRRWFAFGFPGFGATMLILWLMIAKPF, encoded by the coding sequence ATGACGCTGTATTTCCTCATCAAATATCTGCACGTGCTCGGAGCTATCGTCATCCTCGGCACCGGAACCGGTATTGCCTTCTTCATGCTGATGGCACATCGCACGAACGACGTGGCGTTCATCGCGCGCACCGCTTCGGTAGTCGTGATCGCCGACGCGATCTTCACGTTGTCCGCCGTGATCCTCCAGCCGGTCACGGGCGGCCTGCTGATGATGCTCTCGGCAACGTCGGTCGCCGAGCGCTGGCTGCTCGCCTCCCTTGCGCTCTATGCAATTGCTGGCTTGTTCTGGATCCCCGTGATCTTCATGCAGATCGAGATGCGCGATCTCGCGCGGAAGGCCGCCGAGCAGCGTGGCGCGCTTCCGGAGCGCTATTTTGTTCTGTTCCGCCGCTGGTTCGCATTCGGCTTTCCCGGCTTTGGCGCCACGATGCTGATTCTCTGGCTGATGATCGCAAAACCGTTTTGA
- a CDS encoding thiol-disulfide oxidoreductase DCC family protein: MPKWLDDDVILFDGVCIFCSRWVRFVAARDTGKRFRFTPIQSDYGARLARTFGIDPDDPDTNAVIHGGEVFMKSDAALTVLSQLPGWGWVRALFAMPKPLRDPLYNLVARNRYRIFGKYDSCFVPDADLRARVIE, encoded by the coding sequence ATGCCCAAATGGCTTGACGACGACGTGATCCTGTTCGACGGCGTCTGCATTTTTTGCTCGCGCTGGGTCCGCTTCGTCGCCGCGCGCGACACGGGGAAGAGGTTTCGCTTCACTCCGATCCAGTCCGACTATGGCGCCCGGCTCGCGCGCACGTTCGGTATCGATCCGGATGATCCCGATACCAATGCTGTGATTCATGGTGGCGAGGTGTTCATGAAGTCGGACGCTGCGCTGACGGTGCTGTCGCAGCTCCCCGGCTGGGGCTGGGTGCGCGCGTTGTTCGCCATGCCCAAGCCGCTACGGGACCCGCTCTACAACCTCGTCGCGCGCAACCGCTACCGCATTTTTGGGAAGTATGATTCGTGTTTTGTGCCTGATGCCGACTTGCGGGCGCGGGTGATCGAGTAA
- a CDS encoding YggT family protein translates to MRAVLDIVIIVLDLYVWLLIASAILSWLIAFNVVNTRNQFVSAVAEFLYRITEPVLAPIRNFLPSLGGLDISPIILILLIMFIERVILYYIYPNVI, encoded by the coding sequence ATGCGTGCCGTTCTCGACATCGTCATCATCGTGCTCGACCTCTACGTCTGGCTGCTGATCGCGTCCGCGATCCTGTCCTGGCTGATCGCCTTCAACGTCGTAAATACCCGCAACCAGTTCGTGTCGGCGGTGGCGGAGTTCCTGTACCGAATCACGGAGCCGGTCCTGGCGCCGATTCGCAATTTCCTGCCCAGCCTCGGCGGCCTCGACATCTCGCCGATCATCCTGATCCTGCTCATCATGTTCATCGAGCGGGTGATCCTGTATTACATCTACCCGAACGTGATCTAA
- a CDS encoding bifunctional methylenetetrahydrofolate dehydrogenase/methenyltetrahydrofolate cyclohydrolase: protein MTAKIIDGKVIAAELRARVADEVARVKREHNLVPGLAVVLVGSDPASEVYVRSKHTQTQAAGMASFEHKLPADVSQADLLALVAKLNRDPAVHGILVQLPLPKGLNTEAVVNAIDPAKDVDGLHPNNAGRLAGGFEALSPCTPLGCIILTKSVHASLEGMNAIVIGRSNLVGRPLVQLLLNENATVTIAHSRSRDLPGLVKRADLVYAAVGKSEMVRGDWLKPGATVIDVGINRIPKDDGRTRLVGDVAYQEALAVAGAITPVPGGVGQMTVACLLVNTLRAACAIAGLPKPAV, encoded by the coding sequence ATGACCGCCAAGATCATCGACGGAAAAGTCATCGCCGCGGAACTTCGCGCCCGCGTCGCCGACGAGGTCGCACGCGTCAAACGCGAGCACAATCTGGTACCGGGCCTTGCGGTGGTCCTGGTCGGCAGCGACCCCGCTAGCGAGGTCTATGTCCGCTCGAAACACACCCAGACCCAGGCCGCCGGCATGGCCTCGTTCGAGCACAAGCTGCCGGCCGACGTCTCGCAAGCAGATCTCCTGGCGCTGGTCGCAAAACTCAACCGCGATCCCGCCGTGCACGGTATTCTGGTGCAATTGCCGCTGCCCAAGGGCCTCAACACCGAGGCGGTCGTCAATGCCATCGATCCCGCCAAGGACGTCGACGGGCTGCATCCGAACAATGCCGGCCGCCTCGCCGGCGGTTTCGAGGCGCTGTCGCCCTGCACGCCGCTCGGCTGCATCATTTTGACCAAGAGCGTGCATGCTTCGCTCGAAGGCATGAACGCCATCGTCATCGGCCGATCCAACCTTGTCGGCCGCCCGCTGGTGCAGCTGTTGCTGAACGAGAACGCCACGGTGACCATCGCGCATTCGCGCTCGCGCGACCTGCCCGGGCTCGTCAAGCGCGCAGACCTCGTCTACGCCGCGGTCGGAAAGTCCGAGATGGTGCGCGGCGACTGGCTGAAGCCGGGGGCGACCGTGATCGACGTCGGCATCAACCGGATCCCGAAGGACGACGGAAGGACGCGTCTCGTCGGCGACGTTGCCTATCAGGAAGCGCTCGCAGTGGCTGGCGCGATCACGCCGGTGCCTGGCGGCGTCGGTCAGATGACAGTCGCCTGCCTGCTCGTGAACACGTTGCGCGCGGCCTGCGCGATTGCAGGGCTGCCGAAACCGGCGGTGTAA
- a CDS encoding SDR family oxidoreductase, producing MSQRTILVLGASGLIGRYVTDDLRAQGFRVVGVARSLSPAQKMSALDIELPILSLDAAALTHLLGEHAVDVVVNCLGVLQDGPGSDTNAVHRDLVARLLQAIGGSGRAIRLVHISIPGTAGEDRTAFATTKREAERLIAASGLPHAILRPGFVVAPSAYGGSAMLRALAAFPLDLPEKEMATPFQPVAVEDISATIAWLAARDIDDASVKAVNWDLMQVEPITMAGVIEQFRIAFGTAGWLRVAMLSFMLDLGAKGGDVANYLGWMPPMRSTAIAELRRGVRGDPSAWIAATGIVPKSLAQTVGRHPATIQDKWFARLFLVKTLIFASLVVFWCVSGCIALFVSYRAAAGILTAHNFPSALVDPITIGTSLMDMSLGVLIAVRRTAAIGLVGGILASLGYMFGAAILTPDLWIEPLGALVKTGPAIVLMLVAFLMLDNR from the coding sequence ATGAGCCAGCGAACCATTCTCGTGCTCGGCGCCTCCGGCCTGATCGGCCGCTACGTCACCGACGATCTTCGCGCGCAGGGATTTCGCGTCGTCGGGGTGGCGCGCAGCCTGTCGCCCGCCCAGAAGATGAGCGCGCTGGACATCGAGCTGCCGATCCTCTCCCTCGATGCGGCGGCTCTGACGCACCTCCTCGGTGAGCACGCGGTCGATGTCGTCGTGAACTGCCTCGGTGTGCTCCAGGACGGACCCGGCAGCGACACCAACGCGGTGCATCGGGATCTCGTCGCACGATTGCTTCAGGCGATTGGCGGCAGCGGCCGTGCGATCCGGTTGGTGCACATCTCGATTCCCGGGACCGCGGGCGAGGATCGAACCGCGTTCGCAACAACGAAGCGTGAGGCCGAACGTTTGATCGCGGCTTCCGGCCTTCCCCACGCCATCCTGCGGCCCGGTTTCGTGGTCGCGCCGTCGGCCTATGGCGGCAGTGCGATGCTCCGCGCGCTTGCGGCCTTTCCGCTCGACCTGCCGGAGAAGGAGATGGCGACGCCGTTCCAGCCCGTTGCTGTCGAGGATATTTCCGCCACCATTGCCTGGCTTGCCGCGCGCGATATCGATGACGCTTCGGTGAAGGCTGTGAACTGGGACCTGATGCAGGTCGAACCGATCACAATGGCTGGCGTCATCGAGCAGTTTCGTATCGCGTTCGGCACGGCCGGCTGGTTGCGCGTCGCGATGCTGTCCTTCATGCTCGATCTCGGCGCGAAAGGCGGCGACGTCGCCAACTATCTTGGCTGGATGCCGCCGATGCGCTCCACGGCCATCGCCGAGCTGCGCCGCGGCGTGCGCGGCGATCCCTCGGCATGGATCGCCGCCACGGGCATCGTGCCGAAATCACTGGCTCAGACGGTCGGCCGCCACCCCGCCACGATCCAGGATAAGTGGTTCGCGCGGCTGTTCCTGGTCAAGACGCTGATCTTCGCAAGCCTTGTCGTGTTCTGGTGCGTCTCCGGCTGCATCGCGCTGTTCGTGTCCTATCGCGCCGCCGCCGGGATCCTGACTGCGCACAATTTTCCGTCGGCGCTGGTCGATCCCATCACCATCGGCACCAGCCTGATGGATATGAGCCTTGGCGTGCTGATTGCCGTCCGTCGCACCGCTGCGATCGGACTCGTCGGGGGCATCCTGGCTTCGCTGGGCTATATGTTTGGTGCCGCGATCCTGACGCCGGACCTCTGGATCGAGCCGCTCGGCGCACTGGTGAAGACTGGGCCGGCGATCGTGCTGATGCTTGTCGCGTTTTTGATGTTGGACAATCGCTGA